atgaattatatagaAATGTAATGCGGTCAAGCCCTCCATTAACTGTACATTTACctcaaaatagttttatttaccgTATAGTAGTAATTATTCACCATATTTCATTCATGACACACGTTTATTTCTTTCTGGACGACAACTTTTATTCCACAGAGGTTGACGGCAGCTCCTTATACCAGATGAGCTTTATCTGGAAATACAGAAGTggataatattttactttaactCGTGAACTATCATGTACAAGTTGAAGTTAGAAATTCCAGGAAGCTTAAAGCGCAGTTAAAGTCATCTTACAGCTGTCCTCGAAGTGTCTCCGCTCGGGGTGTGCGGTGTTTTGTCCTCCGCTCCTCATCCAGGCGGAGCGCTGCTCGGGGCTCGCGGTCTGCAGAGCGCTGATGTCGCAGGTGTTCTGCAGGTGACAACGGAAATGTTTCCTTTCAGGCAAATTCCAGTACCTGCTCGTTGTCTCCACTCGACACCACGTTTCTCTATGCATATTCAACTCGTAAAGTCGCTCTTGCTTCGACATCTTATGAATCGTAGGTAGAAATAGGATGTGTCAATTCAGACAACTGTAACCATGGTGACGCATGTTAGCTTGTTGAACTGTGTAACCGGAAGTTTGTATATTCCGCGCAGGTGTTGAGGAAATGGAATTTGGGCtatattttacattgtatttaagtagtttgatgtcgtgtttttattttactgattATTCTGTTTGAATTAATTTGCTTACAGACTTAagtgttcagcataaatgagtgcaCTCATTTATGCTGGACACTCAAGTCTGTAAGCTTACAAATTCATGAAAATTAGGCTAATGAAAATTCAGATGTTGATCCATTTCTCATGGAcagtataaaaaaacatttataaacatttatataaattaacATATGGTCATCTAAGATTTTAGGATAAGGAAAATAGTCTTATGAGGTGTGTCATAAATAATTACACCCTAACAAATTAAACCAAAAATGTACTTTGTTTGGTCTTCTTGTTTTTTATGTTAACTACTATTTTATTAAGCTAcatgtttttttaacacattcttTGGTGTATACCTACTAATTTTTGCACCATGATCTTAATATTTTGATAGGTTTGCTTTGGTATTAGAGACCGTATACACTGGAGGAGGTTCTTCCCACAGACTATACGGTCTCTCaatcaaaacaacacaaagaaCTAAAACACTTTCTTTTTGCGCATTGCACATTTACAGACACTTGTATACATTGCACATCTGCACATGCATGCACTTCACACTCTCCCTGGACACCTATGGATATTTATGCACATTCGTGCACATTTGCACACACCCTGCACGTgggtgggcttgacaaaccacctgtgggATACACTGTTTCCTCTCTATGCACCAGGCACATTATTAGAAACACTTCTGTTTTCTATGTTTGTTTGTACAGCTTAGaccttttgaaatattttttatattttttatacaatattgttgatatgtaaggtttttaaatatttaat
Above is a genomic segment from Danio aesculapii chromosome 20, fDanAes4.1, whole genome shotgun sequence containing:
- the LOC130247464 gene encoding spermatogenesis-associated protein 45; the encoded protein is MSKQERLYELNMHRETWCRVETTSRYWNLPERKHFRCHLQNTCDISALQTASPEQRSAWMRSGGQNTAHPERRHFEDSYKAHLV